One stretch of Corallococcus exiguus DNA includes these proteins:
- a CDS encoding protein-tyrosine phosphatase family protein — translation MSDVHLVSIGGGAISLTHRPKLKDFSTLRAEGVTHVVTLLAEAEGARQLGEAATRAGLGWIWVPFHGGAVPAPERTQELRQVLRQLSAIVEGGGKVVIHCSAGIHRTGMFGYALLRQLGLSAEAARARLAELRQVTAEGVGPDRLAWGDALVEP, via the coding sequence ATGAGTGATGTCCACCTTGTCTCCATTGGCGGCGGTGCGATCTCGCTGACACATCGCCCCAAGCTCAAGGACTTCTCCACGCTGCGTGCCGAAGGGGTGACTCACGTCGTCACCCTGCTTGCAGAGGCCGAGGGCGCACGCCAGCTTGGCGAGGCCGCGACCCGAGCGGGCCTTGGTTGGATCTGGGTTCCGTTTCACGGCGGAGCGGTCCCGGCCCCCGAGCGGACCCAGGAGCTCAGGCAGGTGTTGCGCCAACTGAGCGCCATCGTCGAGGGTGGCGGCAAGGTGGTCATCCACTGCTCGGCGGGGATTCACCGCACGGGCATGTTCGGCTATGCGCTCTTGCGACAGCTCGGACTGAGCGCCGAGGCTGCGCGCGCAAGGCTCGCAGAGTTGCGTCAGGTCACCGCGGAGGGCGTAGGCCCAGACCGCTTGGCCTGGGGGGATGCGCTGGTAGAGCCCTGA
- a CDS encoding DMT family transporter gives MSSQRKPADGFALATMVVLCAIWGFQQVAVKMAAPYVPNLMQMALRSGVAALLVALLCWVRGERGLLRRGPWRAGMLVGVLFSLEFLFVAEGLRHTNASHMGVFLYTAPVFSALGLHWFVPSERLKRTQWLGIGVAFAGIALAFGGGWLRGGLSPSVLRGDAMGLLAGLAWGATTVVIRVSSLSDAPPTQTLLYQLVGGAALLLPVAFLTGQAGPITMVPVAWASLFFQCVIVCFATYLVWFWLLRHYLASNLSVFSFMTPLFGISAGILVLNEQADISFAVGAVLVLTGILIVSGAGLLRSASAWKPGANPQL, from the coding sequence ATGAGCTCCCAACGAAAACCCGCGGATGGCTTCGCGCTCGCGACCATGGTCGTGCTGTGCGCCATCTGGGGCTTCCAGCAGGTGGCCGTCAAGATGGCCGCTCCCTACGTCCCCAACCTCATGCAGATGGCGCTGCGCTCGGGCGTGGCCGCGCTGCTCGTGGCGCTGCTGTGCTGGGTGCGGGGCGAGCGGGGGCTGCTGCGCCGCGGGCCGTGGCGCGCCGGCATGCTCGTGGGCGTGCTCTTCTCCCTGGAGTTCCTCTTCGTGGCGGAGGGGCTGCGACACACGAACGCCTCGCATATGGGCGTCTTCCTCTACACCGCGCCCGTCTTCTCCGCGCTGGGCCTGCACTGGTTCGTGCCCTCCGAGCGGCTGAAGCGGACGCAGTGGCTGGGAATTGGCGTGGCCTTCGCGGGCATCGCGCTGGCGTTTGGCGGCGGCTGGCTGCGAGGAGGCCTCAGCCCGAGCGTGCTCCGCGGAGATGCGATGGGACTGCTCGCGGGCCTGGCCTGGGGTGCCACCACGGTGGTGATTCGCGTCTCGTCGCTGTCCGACGCACCGCCCACGCAGACCCTGCTGTATCAGCTGGTGGGCGGCGCCGCGCTGCTGCTGCCCGTGGCCTTTCTCACGGGCCAGGCCGGCCCCATCACGATGGTCCCCGTGGCCTGGGCGAGCCTGTTCTTCCAGTGCGTCATCGTCTGCTTCGCCACCTACCTCGTGTGGTTCTGGCTCCTGCGCCACTACCTCGCCTCGAACCTGTCGGTGTTCTCGTTCATGACGCCCCTGTTCGGCATCAGCGCGGGCATCCTCGTGCTGAACGAACAGGCGGACATCTCCTTCGCGGTGGGCGCGGTGCTGGTCCTCACCGGGATCCTCATCGTGAGTGGTGCCGGCCTGCTGCGCTCCGCGTCCGCGTGGAAGCCGGGCGCGAACCCCCAGCTGTGA
- a CDS encoding peptidoglycan-binding protein produces MANLQNHLRLAGLYRRPIDGCFGTDTAYAVRQFQFDRKLSPDGIVGPSTWAALSTISTPVSTVGNANSPRGFPFEMGRGVYGVGRVSNGDGVNLRAQPQPAGTFKKKLSFNTRVFVSRELSGDWYFVTTEDGNSGFVYKKYISINPPDPGSTLHRIKKNEGALAIVKQHYKGSAIQWGQDERYYANVLVEANRGQGLRGIYKPTEDAAWDKTQTREGYLIWIPSMEFAKSLRGKVGSGSISYELWQDVKAVATNVGNAYLGNLAFSAGLIHGALESVWDLLTGFIDLLELVWKLVYSLLSGEILSDLKGLWDLAASLNLKTLTEAGLQALANRWNDPNLLRREHFRGWLIGYVIVEIVLAVATAGAAIVKWAGKAGKLGKLLSKFPKFVKLAEKAKDLTKPLDKAIQAAKKSGVRSAVKAQGKVKSFWSRLHPSKLAQARTRRALLRTKLKDTRVQLGKARLQEHQANKKARLSRLTQANPVDIRRANRLRRFPAMSRKRLHHIIHGDKWGGGHGPNSPKPGKSKFKASFDIFEAIIDSARTGTIGPNYKWGTKVRLDGSFCVQKTYPYSVGFTPDGQPVHSILVAISDDGAIITSFPAPP; encoded by the coding sequence GTGGCCAACCTCCAGAATCACCTCCGGCTGGCTGGACTCTATCGAAGGCCCATTGATGGTTGCTTTGGAACGGACACAGCCTATGCCGTCAGACAGTTCCAGTTCGACAGGAAGCTGAGCCCGGACGGGATCGTGGGCCCCTCGACCTGGGCGGCCCTGAGCACCATCTCCACTCCTGTCTCAACAGTTGGCAACGCCAACAGCCCAAGGGGCTTCCCGTTCGAGATGGGCAGAGGAGTCTACGGTGTTGGCCGGGTGTCCAACGGCGATGGAGTGAACCTTCGAGCCCAGCCCCAACCTGCCGGCACGTTCAAGAAGAAACTCTCCTTCAACACACGCGTCTTCGTAAGCCGTGAACTCTCAGGCGACTGGTATTTCGTGACGACTGAGGATGGAAACTCCGGCTTCGTCTACAAGAAGTACATCAGCATCAACCCACCTGACCCCGGATCCACCCTTCATCGAATCAAGAAGAACGAAGGCGCGCTGGCCATCGTCAAGCAGCATTACAAGGGGTCCGCCATCCAATGGGGGCAGGACGAGCGCTACTATGCCAATGTCCTTGTCGAGGCGAATCGGGGCCAGGGGCTCCGCGGAATCTACAAGCCGACCGAGGACGCGGCCTGGGATAAGACCCAGACGCGTGAAGGCTACCTCATCTGGATTCCGAGCATGGAGTTCGCCAAGAGCCTGCGAGGCAAGGTGGGCTCAGGATCCATCTCGTATGAACTGTGGCAGGACGTCAAAGCTGTCGCCACGAACGTTGGGAACGCCTACCTGGGGAATCTGGCCTTTTCCGCGGGCCTGATTCACGGCGCGCTCGAATCCGTCTGGGATCTCCTCACAGGGTTCATTGATCTGCTGGAGTTGGTATGGAAGCTCGTCTACAGCTTGCTGAGCGGCGAGATCCTATCGGACTTGAAGGGCCTGTGGGATCTGGCTGCATCGTTGAACCTGAAGACGCTGACCGAGGCAGGCCTCCAGGCTCTCGCCAACCGCTGGAACGATCCAAATCTCCTTCGCCGCGAGCACTTCCGGGGCTGGCTTATCGGGTACGTCATCGTCGAGATCGTGTTGGCGGTCGCTACTGCGGGAGCCGCCATTGTGAAGTGGGCAGGCAAGGCTGGAAAGCTTGGCAAGCTCCTCTCGAAATTCCCCAAGTTCGTGAAGCTCGCGGAGAAGGCGAAAGACCTCACGAAGCCCCTGGACAAGGCGATCCAGGCGGCTAAGAAGTCAGGGGTCCGTTCCGCGGTGAAGGCACAGGGGAAGGTGAAATCCTTCTGGTCACGGCTTCATCCCTCGAAGCTGGCTCAGGCTCGGACACGCCGAGCATTACTGCGTACGAAACTAAAGGACACTCGCGTCCAATTAGGGAAGGCTCGCCTCCAGGAACATCAGGCGAATAAGAAGGCTCGTCTTTCGAGACTGACACAAGCCAACCCCGTCGACATACGTCGTGCGAACAGACTCCGGAGGTTTCCGGCAATGTCGCGAAAGCGCTTGCATCACATCATCCATGGCGACAAGTGGGGCGGCGGACATGGACCGAACTCGCCGAAACCTGGCAAAAGCAAATTCAAGGCATCTTTCGACATCTTCGAAGCCATCATCGACTCAGCCCGCACGGGAACAATAGGTCCCAACTACAAGTGGGGCACGAAAGTCCGTCTTGACGGTTCGTTTTGCGTGCAGAAGACGTATCCCTACTCCGTGGGATTCACCCCCGATGGCCAACCCGTTCACTCCATTCTGGTCGCCATTAGCGATGACGGCGCTATAATCACCTCCTTCCCTGCTCCTCCGTGA
- a CDS encoding HMA2 domain-containing protein: MTKSIHVIHTSPGRIRLRLPWLRRDGKEAASLADDLLRVEGINEVQVRPFTGSVLCMHDPEEMGVERLIEEVCRSTGVDTVVRPGEELPDGDALLRSLEKGSGVARAATLFIKGLNVEVLRATEGHVDLGALAALGFAAAGAVDIAVKGKLDSPPWFSLGWWAFRTFATMEELAIRNTSAHVRHNNGDAHPPGKTAH; encoded by the coding sequence TCCACACGTCACCGGGACGCATCCGCCTGCGGCTGCCGTGGTTGCGGCGCGACGGGAAGGAGGCTGCGTCGCTGGCGGACGACCTGCTGCGGGTGGAGGGCATCAACGAAGTGCAGGTGCGGCCCTTCACCGGCAGCGTGCTGTGCATGCACGACCCCGAGGAAATGGGCGTCGAGCGCCTGATAGAGGAGGTGTGCCGGAGCACCGGAGTGGACACGGTGGTGCGCCCTGGAGAGGAACTGCCCGACGGGGACGCCCTGCTGCGGTCCCTCGAGAAGGGCAGCGGCGTGGCGCGAGCGGCCACCTTGTTCATCAAGGGACTCAACGTGGAGGTGCTACGCGCCACCGAGGGCCACGTGGACCTGGGCGCGCTGGCGGCGCTGGGCTTCGCGGCGGCGGGCGCGGTGGATATCGCCGTCAAAGGGAAGCTCGATTCCCCTCCGTGGTTCAGCCTGGGCTGGTGGGCCTTCCGCACCTTCGCAACCATGGAGGAGTTGGCCATCCGGAACACCTCCGCCCACGTGCGCCACAACAACGGCGACGCGCACCCGCCTGGCAAGACCGCCCACTGA
- a CDS encoding DUF2092 domain-containing protein, giving the protein MTGAGSSARLRKRWCGPLLALLLGTTPLLAGAQQDQATAERTGSDDRIDSQAQRILRQMSDFLAEQREFSVRTEGTLDEVLDSGQKIQLQRAGDVRLQRPNRLRVDRAGDLARLHLFYDGQRLTVQGEQANVYATTPAPSTLDATLDMASQKLGLDAPGGDLLVSNPYTALTEDVRSGKYLGRAKVNGVPVHHLAFRNRDGVDWELWVEDGPRPLPLKYVITSRDLPGAPQYSVTLSEWNLSPKLTPDQFQFTPPRDATRVSFLAPDSKGGAQQGGSK; this is encoded by the coding sequence ATGACAGGCGCAGGTAGCAGCGCGAGGTTGAGGAAGAGGTGGTGCGGGCCCCTGCTCGCCCTCCTCCTGGGAACAACACCCCTGCTCGCGGGGGCACAGCAGGACCAGGCAACCGCCGAGCGCACCGGGTCCGACGATCGGATCGACTCCCAGGCCCAGCGCATCCTGCGCCAGATGAGCGACTTCCTGGCCGAGCAGCGCGAGTTCTCCGTCCGCACCGAGGGGACGCTCGATGAAGTGCTCGACTCGGGGCAGAAGATCCAACTGCAGCGCGCGGGCGACGTGCGCCTGCAACGGCCCAACCGGCTCCGCGTGGACCGCGCCGGAGACCTGGCCAGGCTCCACCTCTTCTACGACGGCCAGCGGCTCACGGTTCAAGGCGAGCAGGCCAACGTCTATGCGACGACGCCCGCCCCCTCCACCCTGGATGCCACGTTGGACATGGCTTCGCAGAAGCTCGGGTTGGATGCGCCCGGGGGTGACCTGCTCGTCAGCAATCCCTACACCGCCCTCACCGAGGACGTGCGCTCGGGGAAATACCTCGGCCGCGCCAAGGTGAACGGCGTGCCCGTGCACCACCTGGCGTTCCGCAACCGCGACGGCGTGGACTGGGAACTGTGGGTCGAGGACGGCCCGCGGCCCCTGCCGCTCAAGTACGTCATCACCTCGCGAGACCTGCCGGGAGCACCGCAGTACTCGGTGACCCTGTCCGAGTGGAACCTGTCGCCCAAGCTCACCCCGGACCAGTTCCAGTTCACGCCCCCACGCGATGCCACGCGCGTGTCGTTCCTCGCACCGGACTCGAAGGGCGGAGCGCAGCAAGGAGGCTCGAAATGA
- the rph gene encoding rifamycin-inactivating phosphotransferase, translating to MGCYVLGLQEIDQTQVAVVGGKGAHLGELSRIDGIRVPAGFCVTTDAFQRILAEAPSIDEQLQQLSRLKPDDRERIRALSAEIRQTLEGTAIPDDVAAAITHALARLGEHAAYAVRSSATAEDLPTASFAGQQDTYLNIVGTAAILQHVSRCWASLFTERAVIYRMRNGFDHRKVRMAVVVQQMVFPQAAGILFTADPITSHRKVASVEASFGLGEALVSGLVNADSYKVRDGEVIAKTVATKQLAIHALPAGGTQEQAIAPDRQQQPALTDEQVVRLAQLGRRIEAHFGRPQDIEWCRVDDAFFFVQSRPITTLFPIPVASDPENHVYVSVGHQQMMTDAMKPLGLSLFQLTALRPMFEAGGRLFVDVTQLLASPAGRAVLVEGLGKSDPLIRDALQTLLGRGDFIRPLPDASPVRPPAGGAPAPIETDPAIVDELIGRNQASIAALKRDIQTKSGAALIDFILTDIQELKRLLFEPRSHQVIMAGMEATWWLNEQLQAWLGEKNAADTLTQSVPNNVTSEMGLALLEVADVIRPHPDVVSFLRQVEDEGFLDRMDTLAGGREARDAIRAWLDKYGMRCPGEIDITKPRWSERPSTLVPILLGNIQNFEPGAGARRFEQGRQEAWKKEQEVLERLRALPDGEGRAEETKRMIDRVRTFIGYREYPKYGIVNRYLVYKQALLEEAERLVKARVLREKEDIFYLTLQELHDVVRTSQADELLIRQRKDAFRSYQSLTPPRVLTSDGEVIAGAYRRDDLPAGALVGLAVSAGTIEGRARVILDMAEARLEAGDILVTSFTDPSWTPLFVSIKGLVTEVGGLMTHGAVIAREYGLPAVVGVQQATRLIRDGQRIRVHGTDGYVELLSSPDRDYSATYTRVSPW from the coding sequence ATGGGCTGCTACGTGTTGGGTCTCCAGGAGATCGACCAGACGCAGGTCGCGGTCGTGGGCGGCAAGGGCGCGCATCTGGGAGAGCTTTCGCGGATCGACGGCATCCGCGTGCCGGCTGGCTTCTGTGTGACGACGGACGCCTTCCAGCGGATCCTGGCGGAAGCGCCGTCCATCGACGAGCAGCTCCAGCAGCTGTCGCGCCTGAAGCCGGACGACCGGGAGCGGATCCGCGCACTCAGCGCTGAGATCCGCCAGACCCTCGAAGGGACCGCCATCCCTGACGATGTGGCGGCGGCGATCACCCACGCGCTCGCCCGGCTCGGCGAGCACGCCGCCTACGCCGTCCGTTCGAGCGCGACGGCGGAGGACCTGCCCACGGCTTCCTTCGCGGGCCAGCAGGACACGTACCTGAACATCGTGGGGACGGCGGCGATCCTCCAGCACGTCAGCCGGTGCTGGGCCTCGCTCTTCACCGAGCGGGCTGTCATCTACCGCATGCGGAATGGCTTCGACCACCGCAAGGTCCGCATGGCGGTGGTCGTGCAACAGATGGTCTTCCCGCAGGCGGCTGGCATCCTGTTCACCGCTGACCCCATCACCTCCCACCGGAAGGTCGCCTCGGTGGAGGCCAGCTTCGGCCTCGGCGAGGCCCTGGTCTCCGGACTGGTGAACGCGGACTCCTACAAGGTGCGGGACGGTGAGGTCATCGCCAAGACGGTCGCCACCAAGCAACTGGCCATCCACGCATTGCCGGCAGGCGGGACTCAGGAACAGGCGATTGCTCCGGACCGGCAGCAGCAGCCCGCGCTGACGGATGAGCAGGTCGTGCGGCTCGCTCAGTTGGGCCGGCGGATCGAAGCGCACTTCGGCCGCCCCCAGGACATCGAATGGTGCCGGGTCGATGACGCGTTCTTCTTCGTCCAGAGCCGGCCCATCACCACGCTGTTCCCCATCCCCGTGGCCAGCGACCCGGAGAACCACGTCTACGTCTCCGTCGGTCATCAGCAGATGATGACCGACGCCATGAAGCCCCTGGGGCTCTCCCTGTTCCAGCTGACGGCCTTGCGGCCGATGTTCGAGGCCGGCGGGAGGTTGTTCGTCGACGTCACCCAGCTCCTGGCATCGCCAGCGGGCCGCGCGGTCCTCGTGGAGGGCCTGGGGAAATCCGATCCGTTGATCAGGGATGCGCTGCAGACCCTCCTCGGACGTGGCGACTTCATCCGGCCGCTCCCGGACGCGAGTCCCGTCAGGCCTCCGGCTGGCGGCGCACCCGCCCCGATTGAAACCGATCCGGCCATCGTCGACGAACTGATTGGCCGCAATCAGGCCTCCATCGCCGCCTTGAAGCGCGACATCCAGACGAAGTCCGGGGCGGCGCTGATCGACTTCATCCTGACGGACATCCAGGAGCTGAAGCGGCTCCTGTTCGAGCCGCGAAGCCATCAGGTCATCATGGCCGGGATGGAGGCCACCTGGTGGCTCAACGAACAGCTGCAGGCGTGGCTGGGCGAGAAGAACGCCGCCGACACGCTCACGCAGTCCGTCCCCAACAACGTCACGTCGGAGATGGGGCTGGCGCTCCTGGAGGTCGCGGACGTGATCCGCCCGCATCCGGACGTGGTGTCCTTCCTGCGCCAGGTCGAGGACGAGGGCTTCCTGGACAGGATGGACACGCTCGCTGGCGGCCGGGAAGCGCGAGACGCCATCCGCGCCTGGCTCGACAAGTACGGCATGCGCTGCCCCGGCGAGATCGACATCACGAAGCCGCGCTGGAGCGAACGGCCTTCCACGCTCGTGCCCATTCTCCTGGGCAACATCCAGAACTTCGAGCCGGGTGCCGGCGCGCGGCGCTTCGAGCAGGGACGTCAGGAGGCCTGGAAGAAGGAACAGGAGGTGCTGGAGCGCCTGAGGGCCTTGCCGGACGGAGAGGGGAGGGCCGAAGAGACAAAGCGGATGATCGACCGGGTCCGGACCTTCATCGGGTACCGGGAGTATCCGAAGTACGGCATCGTCAACCGATACCTCGTCTACAAGCAGGCCCTGCTGGAAGAAGCCGAGCGCCTCGTGAAGGCCCGCGTGCTTCGCGAGAAGGAAGACATCTTCTACCTCACGCTCCAGGAACTCCACGACGTCGTGCGCACGAGCCAGGCGGATGAGCTGCTCATCCGTCAGCGCAAGGACGCGTTCAGGTCGTATCAATCACTCACACCGCCCCGGGTGCTCACGTCGGACGGCGAGGTCATCGCCGGGGCATACCGACGCGATGACCTGCCGGCCGGCGCGCTGGTCGGCCTGGCGGTCTCCGCCGGGACCATCGAGGGGCGGGCCCGCGTCATCCTGGACATGGCGGAGGCCAGGCTCGAAGCGGGCGACATCCTGGTCACCTCCTTCACGGACCCGAGCTGGACGCCCTTGTTCGTGTCCATCAAGGGCCTGGTGACGGAGGTCGGCGGCCTGATGACCCACGGTGCGGTGATCGCACGGGAGTACGGCTTGCCAGCCGTCGTGGGCGTGCAGCAGGCCACCCGGCTCATCCGGGACGGGCAGCGGATCCGTGTGCATGGGACGGACGGCTACGTCGAACTCCTGTCATCGCCAGACAGGGACTACTCGGCGACGTACACGAGGGTGTCCCCCTGGTAG